The genomic DNA GGCGCGACGATGGTGATGGTGACGCACGACCAGGTCGAGGCGATGTCGCTGGGCGATCGGATCGCCCTGATGAACCAGGGCCGCCTGGAGCAGGTCGGCACCCCGCTCGAGGTCTACGACCGCCCGGCGTCGCTGTTCGCGGCCTCCTTCATCGGCACGCCGGCGATGAACATCCTCCCGGTCGAGGTCGACGACCACAGCCTGCGGAGCCCCTCGGGCCTGCGGCTGCCGATCCCCCGGGACCTGCCGCGGACCGACGGGCTGGTCGCCGGGGTGCGGGCCGAGTGGCTCGCCATCGACCGTCCGCACGACGGGGCCGGCGGGCTCGGCACCGTCGTGGCGCGCGAGGCGCTGGGCGACGAGATCATCTACGCGGTGGACATGGACGGTCACCAGGTCCACGTCCGCACCCCGCCGACGACGCGCTTCGGCGCGGACGAGAAGGTCGAGGTCACGTTCATCGGCACCGAGCCGCGCGTGTACCACGAGGACACAGGGAAGGTGGCTGCATGAGCCGCGTCGAGCTGACGCACATCTCCAAGGCGTTCGACGACGTCGAGGCCCTCCGCGACATCTCGCTCGACATCGAGGACGGGTCGTTCTTCGTGCTGCTCGGCCCGTCGGGCGCCGGGAAGACGACCACCCTGCGCGTGATCGCCGGGCTGGAGCGACCCGACGGCGGCGAGGTCCGCTTCGACGGCATGTCGGCCGGCGCCGCCACACCGGCTGAGCGCGACGTCGCGATGGTGTTCCAGAGCTACGCGCTGTACCCCAAGCAGACCGTCGCTGAGAACATCGCCTCTCCCCTGCGGGCCCGGCGCATCCCCGCCGACGACGCGGACGCGCGGGTGCGGGAGGTCGCGGACCTGCTGCACATCGGCCACCTGCTCGCCAGGAGCCCCGGTCAGCTGTCGGGCGGCGAGCAGCAGCGCGTCGCCCTCGGCCGCGCGCTCGTGCGCGAGCCGCGGGCGTTCCTGATGGACGAGCCGCTGACCAACCTGGACGTGAAGCTCCGCGTGGAGATGCGCGCTGAGCTCATGCGGCTGCACCGCCACGTCGGTCGGACCTTCATCTACGTGTCGAACGACCAGGCCGAGGCGATGTCCATGGCCGACCGGATCGCCGTGCTGCACCAGGGCGAGATCCAACAGGTCGGCACCCCCGACGAGATCTACGACCAGCCGGTCAACCGGTTCGTCGCGACGT from Euzebya sp. includes the following:
- a CDS encoding ABC transporter ATP-binding protein, whose protein sequence is MSRVELTHISKAFDDVEALRDISLDIEDGSFFVLLGPSGAGKTTTLRVIAGLERPDGGEVRFDGMSAGAATPAERDVAMVFQSYALYPKQTVAENIASPLRARRIPADDADARVREVADLLHIGHLLARSPGQLSGGEQQRVALGRALVREPRAFLMDEPLTNLDVKLRVEMRAELMRLHRHVGRTFIYVSNDQAEAMSMADRIAVLHQGEIQQVGTPDEIYDQPVNRFVATFVGSSRMNLLSCRLDGAELVGEGWRLPAPAQARGAEGPLQLGVRPEDLVVDRSRPGLPPVRGVVYAVEPLGDRVLVDVEVGDTVIRVKAPPEVTHAIGDPVDVGVDIDRVHVFDQASGRSLATGDGVDDEVGPEPATVPRDAYAAEA